One stretch of Pradoshia sp. D12 DNA includes these proteins:
- a CDS encoding thiolase family protein, which yields MREAVIVEAVRTPVGKRNGVLSSIRPDDLLANVLKEVVNRAGVSSDLIEDVIIGCVSQVEEQGLNIARSAALMADFSIKVPGTTIDRQCGSSQQAVHFAAQAILSGDMDIVIAGGVESMSRVPMGSTRKHSQPSEQLSSRYELINQGLSAERIAEKWGFSRNQLDEFSLLSHQRAIQAQNEGRFDREIVPVEVLDDLGAKTLVTQDEGPRRGTSLEKLATLPTVFRENGVIHAGNASQMSDGAAALLIMSKEKALELGLKPRFSIIARTIVGSDPTLMLTGPIEATRMALDRAGLTIQDMDLYEVNEAFAPVPLCWKEELEASMNKLNVNGGAIALGHPLGASGARVMVTLMHELERTGGRYGLQAICEGAGMANATIIKRIE from the coding sequence ATGAGGGAGGCCGTAATTGTTGAAGCAGTCAGAACACCGGTAGGAAAGCGTAATGGAGTATTGAGCTCCATCCGCCCGGATGATTTGCTCGCAAACGTTTTAAAAGAAGTAGTAAACAGGGCAGGTGTTTCTTCTGATTTGATTGAGGATGTCATTATTGGGTGTGTATCCCAAGTGGAAGAACAAGGGTTAAATATTGCACGTTCAGCTGCCTTGATGGCTGATTTCTCCATTAAAGTACCTGGCACGACGATTGATCGACAATGCGGTTCCAGTCAACAAGCGGTTCATTTTGCCGCACAAGCCATTTTGAGTGGAGATATGGATATCGTTATAGCGGGTGGAGTGGAGAGTATGTCACGAGTGCCGATGGGTTCAACAAGAAAGCATTCACAGCCTAGTGAACAGCTGTCTTCCCGTTATGAATTAATCAATCAAGGACTATCAGCAGAAAGAATTGCTGAGAAATGGGGCTTTAGCCGCAATCAACTTGATGAATTTTCTCTATTGAGTCATCAGAGAGCTATTCAAGCCCAAAATGAGGGGCGCTTTGATCGTGAAATCGTGCCAGTGGAAGTATTGGATGATTTGGGAGCAAAGACTTTAGTTACACAGGATGAAGGCCCACGTCGGGGAACGTCTCTTGAAAAGCTGGCCACTTTGCCTACAGTTTTTAGAGAAAATGGTGTGATACACGCTGGGAATGCCAGTCAAATGAGTGACGGAGCTGCAGCCCTGTTAATCATGTCTAAGGAGAAGGCGTTGGAATTAGGCTTAAAACCAAGATTTTCGATAATTGCCCGAACGATTGTAGGATCCGATCCAACCCTGATGTTAACTGGACCGATAGAGGCGACGAGAATGGCACTTGATAGAGCAGGACTGACGATACAGGATATGGATTTGTATGAAGTCAATGAAGCCTTTGCACCAGTTCCGCTCTGTTGGAAGGAAGAACTTGAAGCAAGCATGAATAAGTTAAATGTAAACGGAGGAGCGATTGCACTCGGTCATCCTCTTGGTGCAAGTGGGGCAAGGGTCATGGTTACTTTAATGCATGAACTTGAAAGAACGGGTGGACGATATGGATTACAGGCTATTTGCGAGGGTGCCGGTATGGCCAATGCAACGATTATCAAACGAATTGAATAG
- a CDS encoding thiolase family protein has translation MRNAVIVEAVRTAVGKIGGSLKNEEVDYLASATINGLIERTGVQKDEIDEVIIGQAKQSTDQPNLARLALLRAGLAIETPGYTVHRQCGSGVQAIHNGVQQIMCGLSDIVIAGGAESMSQAPFYLRNARYGFGTGNTEILDSNTESQPRAQPIETYGHLTMGMTAENLAEKYSITREEQDEYALLSQEKAERAISSGLFNDQIIPYQIKTKKGTEIFKVDEHPRKTSMEQLARLKPVFKKNGTVTAGNSSGRNDGAGLVMLMAEETAIQKGYKCKAKIIAQAVAGVSPDIMGIGPAPATRKALKLAGLKLEDIGLIELNEAFAAQTLAVIKEMDLDTKRLNVNGGAIALGHPIGGTGGILMTKLIHEMERRGEKYGLVTFCIGGGLGISSIVENLQV, from the coding sequence ATGAGAAATGCGGTGATTGTTGAGGCTGTTCGGACGGCGGTTGGCAAGATAGGCGGATCGTTAAAAAATGAGGAAGTGGATTATCTTGCTTCTGCCACCATAAACGGATTGATTGAACGCACAGGAGTACAGAAAGATGAGATTGATGAAGTCATTATCGGTCAGGCGAAACAAAGCACAGATCAGCCAAACCTGGCAAGATTAGCTTTATTGCGTGCCGGACTTGCAATAGAAACACCGGGTTATACGGTCCATCGCCAATGCGGATCAGGAGTGCAGGCTATTCATAATGGTGTCCAGCAAATCATGTGCGGTTTATCGGACATAGTAATTGCCGGTGGTGCTGAAAGTATGAGTCAGGCACCATTCTATTTACGTAATGCTCGTTATGGGTTTGGCACAGGTAATACGGAAATCCTTGATTCCAATACGGAAAGTCAGCCGCGTGCACAACCAATCGAGACATACGGTCATTTAACCATGGGGATGACAGCAGAAAACCTTGCCGAAAAATATTCAATCACCAGAGAAGAGCAGGATGAATATGCGCTTTTAAGTCAAGAAAAGGCTGAACGTGCTATTTCTTCTGGCCTGTTTAATGATCAGATCATTCCATATCAGATAAAGACGAAGAAAGGGACAGAAATATTTAAAGTGGATGAACATCCAAGAAAAACGAGTATGGAGCAATTGGCGCGGCTTAAACCTGTTTTTAAGAAAAATGGGACTGTAACGGCAGGGAATTCAAGCGGACGGAATGATGGCGCGGGGTTGGTTATGCTAATGGCAGAAGAAACAGCTATTCAAAAGGGCTATAAATGTAAAGCAAAAATCATTGCTCAGGCAGTTGCCGGTGTTTCTCCAGATATTATGGGAATCGGTCCTGCACCAGCTACGAGAAAAGCACTGAAGCTAGCCGGATTGAAGTTAGAGGATATAGGGCTGATAGAATTAAACGAAGCATTCGCTGCTCAAACCTTAGCTGTGATTAAAGAAATGGATTTGGATACGAAACGATTGAATGTAAATGGCGGAGCGATTGCGCTTGGCCATCCAATCGGAGGTACTGGAGGTATTTTAATGACCAAGCTTATTCATGAAATGGAGCGCAGGGGAGAAAAATATGGCTTGGTCACCTTTTGCATCGGCGGAGGTTTGGGAATATCCTCCATTGTTGAGAATCTCCAGGTTTAG
- a CDS encoding enoyl-CoA hydratase/isomerase family protein has translation MYSLLRVEKENNVATVVINNPPMNVLSELLASELCDAFTELRDDNSVVTVILTGEGDRAFMAGADIKEFPNMINQSTEAKVQPSKKNEVFQLISDFPKPTIAYLNGITLGGGFELALVCDLRIAKETAQLGLPEVKLGLFPGGGGTQRLPRLIGSAKAKELMFTGDSITAEEALKLGIINQIATEEEEIEAARKLARKISRHSLQALRRIKQAVNEGTDGHLQDGLELESNLFQEIFTTEDMKEGVTAFLEKRCPVFTHQ, from the coding sequence ATGTATTCATTGCTGCGTGTTGAAAAAGAGAATAATGTCGCAACGGTCGTTATTAATAATCCACCGATGAATGTTCTGAGTGAACTACTGGCAAGTGAGCTTTGTGATGCCTTTACTGAACTGAGAGATGACAATTCAGTGGTCACGGTTATTTTAACAGGGGAAGGAGACCGGGCATTTATGGCGGGAGCAGATATTAAGGAGTTCCCCAACATGATTAACCAAAGCACCGAAGCCAAAGTACAGCCCAGTAAGAAAAATGAGGTTTTTCAATTGATATCCGATTTTCCGAAGCCTACTATTGCCTATTTAAATGGAATAACACTGGGCGGTGGGTTTGAACTTGCACTTGTATGTGATCTGCGTATTGCCAAGGAGACGGCCCAACTTGGCTTGCCTGAAGTGAAGCTCGGCCTATTTCCAGGTGGAGGGGGAACGCAAAGGCTGCCCCGTTTAATTGGTTCAGCTAAAGCAAAAGAGCTGATGTTTACCGGTGATTCGATAACGGCTGAAGAAGCGCTGAAGCTCGGGATCATTAATCAAATTGCTACAGAAGAAGAAGAGATTGAAGCTGCCCGAAAACTGGCCCGAAAAATCAGCAGGCATTCTCTTCAGGCTTTAAGAAGAATCAAGCAGGCAGTCAATGAGGGAACAGACGGCCATTTACAGGATGGGCTCGAATTGGAATCAAACCTGTTCCAGGAAATCTTTACAACGGAGGATATGAAAGAGGGAGTCACTGCATTCCTTGAAAAACGCTGTCCGGTATTTACTCATCAATAA
- a CDS encoding acyl-CoA dehydrogenase family protein produces the protein MTGYLKEEHRIFRESVRKFLDKEVIPYYLDWEKEKSTPGDLWKKLGDQGFLVPWADEKYGGFNADFAYSVILAEEFERVGSGIGGCVLHNDIVVPYLYEFGTEEQKQKWIPKCITGEYSTAIAMTEPGTGSDLGNLQTRAVRDGDHYIINGQKTFISNGLRSDLTIVACKTNPEAGHKGISLIVVEKETPGFIRGKKLNKIGQLAGETTELIFEDARVPVSNLLGQENKGFYYLMAKLQQERLMCAIQALAAAEESLKITIDYVKQRTAFGKSISEFQNTQFKIAEMATEVEIGRTFIDGLIVRHMEGQDIVTEVSMAKWWITDMAKRLVSQCMQLHGGYGFMEEYAIARRYRDIAVTSIYAGTNEIMKQIIAKKIGL, from the coding sequence ATGACCGGTTATTTAAAGGAAGAGCATCGTATTTTTCGTGAATCAGTTCGGAAATTTCTAGATAAGGAAGTGATTCCTTACTATCTTGATTGGGAGAAGGAGAAAAGCACACCTGGAGATTTGTGGAAAAAGTTGGGAGACCAAGGGTTTCTTGTACCGTGGGCAGATGAAAAATATGGTGGGTTTAATGCAGATTTTGCCTATTCAGTCATTCTTGCTGAGGAGTTTGAAAGAGTCGGAAGCGGAATTGGAGGATGTGTTTTACATAATGATATTGTTGTTCCATATTTATATGAATTCGGTACAGAAGAACAAAAACAAAAATGGATTCCAAAGTGCATTACGGGTGAATATTCAACGGCTATTGCAATGACTGAGCCGGGAACGGGATCAGATTTAGGGAATTTGCAGACAAGAGCTGTTAGAGATGGGGATCACTATATTATTAATGGGCAAAAAACGTTTATATCAAATGGGCTCAGGTCCGACTTAACCATCGTAGCCTGTAAAACAAATCCAGAAGCGGGACATAAAGGAATCAGTCTCATTGTAGTCGAAAAAGAAACACCTGGATTTATACGTGGTAAAAAGCTGAATAAAATCGGTCAGCTTGCGGGTGAAACGACTGAGTTAATTTTCGAGGATGCAAGAGTACCGGTTAGTAATTTATTAGGACAAGAAAATAAAGGCTTCTATTATTTGATGGCCAAACTTCAGCAGGAGCGGTTAATGTGTGCGATTCAGGCCTTAGCAGCAGCCGAGGAATCGTTAAAAATCACGATTGATTATGTCAAACAGCGGACTGCCTTTGGTAAATCAATCAGTGAATTTCAAAATACACAATTTAAGATTGCTGAAATGGCGACTGAGGTGGAGATAGGCCGTACATTTATCGACGGTTTAATCGTGAGGCATATGGAGGGTCAGGATATTGTCACCGAGGTGAGCATGGCTAAATGGTGGATAACCGATATGGCAAAGAGATTGGTCAGCCAATGTATGCAATTGCACGGTGGTTACGGTTTTATGGAAGAATATGCGATTGCGAGAAGATATCGGGATATAGCGGTCACCTCGATATATGCAGGTACAAATGAAATTATGAAGCAAATAATCGCTAAAAAAATTGGATTATAA
- a CDS encoding acyl-CoA dehydrogenase family protein: MKSVPLEETVQFNKELRHSVRKVCQRFSGSYWRELDMRNAYPEEFVTEITRNGFLSALIPEEFGGSGLGIAEASIILEEINRSGGNAGACHAQMYIMGTLARHGNQRQKSNYLPRIADGSLRLQAFGVTEPTTGTDTTKLQTFAERRGNHYIVNGQKVFISRTEHSDLMMLLVRTTPVSQIKKKTEGLSVLLVDLKEAINNGITIRPIQTMMNHSTTELFIENLKVPAENLIGEEGKGFSYILDGMNAERILIAAECIGDGRWFIEKATQYANERVVFDRQIGENQGIQFPLAKAHIQIEAADLMRKEASRLFDLGIKCGAEANMSKLLAADASWDAANTALQTFGGFGFAAEYDVERKFRETRLYQVAPISTNMILSYVAEHVLGLPKSY, from the coding sequence GTGAAATCTGTTCCCCTGGAAGAAACAGTCCAATTTAATAAAGAGTTACGTCACAGTGTGCGTAAAGTATGTCAACGATTCTCCGGCTCTTATTGGAGAGAGTTAGACATGAGAAATGCATACCCTGAAGAGTTTGTAACTGAAATAACAAGAAATGGTTTTCTTTCAGCTTTGATTCCAGAGGAGTTTGGTGGATCCGGATTAGGGATTGCGGAGGCTTCTATTATTCTTGAAGAAATTAATCGAAGTGGAGGCAATGCTGGTGCTTGTCACGCTCAAATGTACATAATGGGGACGTTAGCCCGGCATGGAAACCAGCGACAAAAGTCAAACTATTTACCTCGTATTGCTGACGGTTCATTACGATTGCAGGCTTTTGGAGTGACAGAACCAACGACAGGTACCGATACTACTAAATTACAGACTTTTGCAGAAAGAAGAGGAAATCATTATATCGTGAATGGCCAGAAAGTATTTATTTCAAGAACAGAGCATTCTGATTTAATGATGCTGCTTGTGAGGACTACACCGGTCAGTCAAATTAAGAAAAAAACGGAAGGTTTATCTGTCCTGCTTGTTGATTTGAAGGAAGCAATAAACAATGGTATTACCATCCGTCCCATTCAGACGATGATGAACCATTCTACCACTGAATTATTTATCGAAAATTTAAAGGTACCAGCCGAAAATTTGATTGGTGAAGAAGGAAAAGGTTTTTCCTATATTTTAGATGGTATGAATGCAGAACGAATATTAATTGCGGCCGAATGTATAGGGGATGGACGATGGTTTATAGAGAAAGCAACTCAATATGCAAACGAAAGAGTCGTTTTTGATCGGCAAATTGGGGAAAATCAAGGAATTCAATTCCCGTTGGCGAAGGCACATATCCAAATAGAGGCAGCGGACTTAATGCGTAAGGAGGCATCAAGGCTATTTGATCTAGGTATAAAATGTGGGGCTGAGGCGAATATGTCAAAATTGCTTGCCGCTGATGCGTCTTGGGATGCTGCTAACACAGCACTGCAAACGTTTGGAGGATTTGGTTTTGCGGCTGAATATGATGTAGAAAGGAAATTCAGAGAAACACGCCTTTATCAAGTGGCACCAATTTCAACCAATATGATTCTTTCTTATGTAGCGGAGCATGTCTTAGGTTTGCCTAAGTCTTACTAG
- a CDS encoding enoyl-CoA hydratase/isomerase family protein produces the protein MNYVEWKRVGVEGQIAEIRLNRPKALNAFDTEMAKEILAVTQIISESEARAVLITSSNKKAFCTGADLKERNELNEEEWKNQHQLFREMFTAIASLKQPVIAVVDGYALAGGFELVLNCDFLFAADTAQFGLPEVTRGIMPGCGGTRLLSKRIPVHRAKEWICTGRIMSALEADMDGLLNRMTSSAELYESALEFAGGIARNAPIAVQQAKAATDSLVVLKNNEAKIVEQEYYNRCLSTSDRLEGVRAFVEKRSPKFIGK, from the coding sequence ATGAACTATGTTGAATGGAAACGGGTCGGTGTGGAGGGGCAAATAGCCGAAATACGATTAAATAGACCCAAAGCGCTTAATGCCTTTGATACAGAGATGGCTAAAGAAATTCTTGCTGTGACTCAAATCATTTCTGAAAGTGAAGCAAGAGCGGTTTTAATCACATCGTCCAATAAGAAAGCTTTTTGTACGGGAGCAGATTTGAAGGAGCGCAATGAGCTGAATGAGGAAGAGTGGAAAAATCAGCACCAGCTATTTCGGGAAATGTTCACTGCTATAGCATCTCTTAAGCAACCGGTTATCGCGGTAGTGGATGGGTATGCATTGGCTGGAGGTTTTGAACTCGTTTTGAATTGTGATTTTTTATTTGCAGCAGATACAGCGCAGTTTGGATTGCCTGAAGTGACACGTGGAATTATGCCTGGTTGTGGCGGGACGAGATTGCTGTCAAAGCGAATACCGGTTCACCGTGCAAAGGAATGGATATGTACAGGACGGATTATGTCGGCATTGGAAGCGGACATGGATGGATTATTGAACAGGATGACCAGTTCCGCTGAATTATATGAATCAGCACTCGAATTTGCTGGGGGTATTGCCCGAAATGCCCCTATAGCTGTCCAGCAAGCAAAAGCAGCAACAGATTCCTTGGTTGTATTAAAGAATAATGAAGCAAAAATTGTAGAACAAGAGTACTATAACCGATGTTTATCAACCTCGGATCGACTTGAGGGAGTGAGAGCATTCGTCGAGAAACGATCCCCTAAGTTTATCGGTAAGTAA
- a CDS encoding 3-hydroxyacyl-CoA dehydrogenase produces the protein MKMQNIIAVVTGGASGLGEATVKNIVENGGKVTIIDRSEDKGLALAESLGHENVIFVKADVTSEDEIRTAIEKSVETFGKINTVVNCAGIGVGEKVVSKDKVHDLGRFKKVIEVNLVGTFNVIRLAAEQMIKNEPNEEGERGVVINTASVAAFDGQIGQAAYSASKGGIVGMTLPLARDLARSGVRVMTIAPGLIDTPLFGGLPEQARMALGAMVPFPPRLGYPSEYAMLVKSIIENPMLNGETIRLDGAIRMQPK, from the coding sequence ATGAAGATGCAAAATATAATTGCTGTTGTAACAGGTGGAGCTTCGGGTCTGGGAGAGGCTACAGTCAAGAATATTGTGGAAAATGGCGGGAAAGTAACGATTATCGATCGCTCGGAAGATAAAGGGTTGGCATTAGCCGAATCACTCGGTCATGAAAATGTGATCTTTGTGAAAGCGGATGTAACCAGTGAGGATGAGATTCGGACTGCCATTGAGAAAAGTGTTGAAACGTTTGGGAAAATCAATACGGTCGTCAATTGTGCAGGAATTGGAGTAGGTGAAAAAGTCGTCTCTAAGGATAAAGTTCATGATCTTGGCAGATTTAAAAAAGTGATTGAGGTCAATTTGGTTGGGACATTTAATGTAATTCGTCTGGCTGCAGAACAAATGATTAAGAATGAACCTAATGAAGAAGGGGAAAGAGGTGTTGTCATTAATACAGCTTCAGTAGCAGCTTTTGATGGACAAATTGGCCAAGCAGCCTATAGTGCTTCAAAGGGTGGAATTGTTGGCATGACCTTGCCGTTGGCAAGAGATTTAGCGAGAAGCGGAGTTCGTGTTATGACGATTGCTCCGGGTTTGATTGACACACCTTTGTTTGGGGGATTACCAGAGCAGGCCAGGATGGCTCTCGGTGCGATGGTACCATTCCCGCCAAGGCTCGGATATCCCTCAGAATATGCCATGCTCGTCAAAAGTATTATTGAAAATCCAATGCTGAATGGAGAAACAATTCGCCTGGATGGGGCAATTCGTATGCAGCCAAAATAA